In the Ruminococcus sp. OA3 genome, one interval contains:
- a CDS encoding ethanolamine ammonia-lyase subunit EutB, which produces MILKTKLFGRVYEFKSLREVMAKANEEKSGDKLAGIAAESAEERVAAKVVLSHITLEDLRNNPAVPYEEDEVTRIIQDSVNETIYGEIKNKTVAEFREWILDTETTGDMVRRASRGITSEMVAAVCKLMSNLDLIYAAKKIRVSAHCNTTIGLPGTFSSRLQPNHTTDDPKGIMASVMEGLSLGCGDAVIGLNPVDDSVESVARILRSFDEFKNEWNVPTQICVLAHVTTQMEAADTLGAPIDLMFQSIAGSQMGNEAFGLTASMLDEGRDMMLHKGTSTGPNVMYFETGQGSELSSEAHNGWDQVTMEARCYGFARRYQPFLVNTVVGFIGPEYLYDSKQVIRAGLEDHFMGKLTGIPMGCDACYTNHMKADQNDIENLATLLVAAGCNYVMGVPQGDDCMLMYQCTGYHEAAGLREVFGLRPIKEFDAWLEKMGFSENGKLTPLAGDASVFLSK; this is translated from the coding sequence TTGATATTAAAGACAAAATTATTTGGCAGGGTATATGAATTTAAATCTCTTCGCGAAGTCATGGCAAAAGCCAATGAAGAAAAGTCCGGCGATAAGCTGGCAGGAATTGCCGCAGAATCTGCGGAAGAAAGAGTAGCTGCAAAAGTTGTGCTTTCACATATCACATTGGAAGACCTCCGCAACAATCCGGCAGTTCCCTATGAAGAGGATGAAGTGACCAGGATCATCCAGGATTCCGTCAACGAAACCATTTACGGGGAGATCAAGAACAAGACGGTAGCCGAGTTCCGTGAATGGATCCTGGATACAGAGACTACAGGCGATATGGTCCGCAGGGCGTCCAGGGGTATTACCAGTGAGATGGTGGCGGCTGTCTGCAAATTGATGAGCAATCTGGATCTGATCTATGCAGCGAAAAAGATCAGGGTATCGGCGCACTGCAATACGACAATCGGCCTGCCGGGGACGTTTTCCTCACGTCTGCAGCCCAACCATACGACAGATGATCCGAAAGGCATCATGGCTTCGGTGATGGAAGGCCTAAGTCTTGGTTGTGGGGACGCGGTGATCGGACTGAATCCGGTGGATGATTCGGTGGAGAGCGTTGCAAGAATTCTGAGGAGTTTTGACGAGTTTAAGAACGAGTGGAACGTGCCGACGCAGATCTGTGTGCTTGCACATGTCACCACACAGATGGAGGCCGCCGACACGCTGGGAGCCCCGATCGATCTGATGTTCCAGTCCATTGCAGGTTCCCAGATGGGGAATGAGGCATTCGGACTGACTGCATCCATGCTGGATGAGGGCCGCGATATGATGCTTCACAAAGGTACCAGTACAGGACCGAATGTGATGTACTTTGAGACGGGGCAGGGATCCGAGCTGTCATCGGAGGCACACAACGGCTGGGACCAGGTGACCATGGAAGCCAGGTGTTATGGATTCGCCAGACGGTACCAGCCATTCCTGGTAAACACCGTCGTGGGATTTATCGGACCGGAGTATCTGTATGATTCCAAACAGGTGATCCGTGCAGGTCTGGAAGATCATTTCATGGGTAAGCTGACAGGTATCCCGATGGGCTGTGACGCGTGCTACACGAATCATATGAAGGCTGACCAGAACGACATCGAGAATCTGGCGACTCTGCTGGTGGCAGCGGGCTGCAACTACGTCATGGGTGTGCCGCAGGGCGACGACTGCATGCTGATGTACCAGTGTACCGGCTATCATGAAGCGGCAGGACTTCGGGAAGTGTTCGGACTGCGCCCGATTAAAGAATTCGATGCGTGGCTGGAAAAGATGGGATTCTCTGAAAATGGAAAACTGACGCCGCTTGCAGGCGATGCATCCGTATTTTTGAGCAAATAG
- the eutA gene encoding ethanolamine ammonia-lyase reactivating factor EutA: MRETILSVGIDIGTSTTQLIFSRLIIENRASSYMVPRISIVEKEVTYRSRIYFTPLLSQTEIDAARVKEIIQMEYQNAGMKPEDLQTGAVIITGETARKQNANSVLNSLSDMAGDFVVATAGPDLEAVLSARGAGTDKLSEEHREVIANVDIGGGTSNIALFQKGKLKGTCCLDIGGRLIKIENGKIRYIYPGISRLAEEYKIPLREGDTADERVLYRICERMAEQLAMALHLSPSDRVHRGLYTNKGSMLPDTPGIMALTYSGGVASCIYEDEPKDVFQYGDIGVLLARAVKQNRALQTVRRYPAAETIRATVVGAGTHTTNVSGSTISYTRGKLPMKNIPVLKVPAEEEQEPAGFQDTIRKKLPLYGTDGVLGQVAIVFSGDYHTSFAQIQELARCIVQGAEEIIEGPHPLILVIENDIAKVLGNALNVLLENRKDLICIDGIYANDGDYIDIGEPVAMGRVVPVVTKTLIFNS; encoded by the coding sequence ATGCGGGAGACAATTTTAAGTGTTGGAATAGATATCGGAACTTCGACCACGCAGCTGATCTTCAGCAGGCTGATCATCGAGAACAGGGCGAGCAGTTATATGGTGCCCCGCATCAGCATTGTGGAAAAGGAAGTGACTTACCGCAGCCGGATATATTTTACGCCGCTTTTGTCCCAGACGGAGATCGATGCCGCCAGAGTAAAAGAGATCATTCAGATGGAATACCAGAATGCCGGCATGAAGCCGGAGGATCTGCAGACAGGGGCGGTCATCATCACCGGTGAGACTGCCAGGAAGCAGAACGCCAACAGTGTTTTAAACTCTCTGAGTGATATGGCGGGGGACTTTGTGGTTGCCACCGCGGGGCCGGACCTGGAGGCTGTACTTTCTGCCAGGGGCGCCGGTACAGATAAGTTGTCAGAGGAACATCGGGAGGTGATAGCCAATGTGGATATTGGAGGAGGGACCAGCAACATAGCGCTGTTCCAGAAGGGAAAGTTAAAAGGCACCTGCTGTCTGGATATCGGGGGACGGCTGATCAAGATTGAAAATGGAAAGATCCGTTATATTTATCCGGGGATATCCAGGCTGGCTGAGGAATATAAGATTCCTCTCCGGGAAGGGGATACGGCGGATGAGCGGGTTCTGTACCGCATCTGTGAGCGCATGGCGGAACAGCTCGCCATGGCGCTGCACTTAAGTCCGTCTGACCGCGTACACCGGGGACTGTATACCAACAAGGGAAGCATGCTGCCGGATACACCGGGAATCATGGCGCTTACATATTCCGGCGGAGTCGCCAGCTGCATTTATGAGGATGAACCGAAGGATGTATTCCAGTACGGAGATATCGGCGTACTGCTGGCAAGGGCGGTAAAACAAAACCGGGCACTGCAGACAGTCAGGCGGTATCCGGCTGCCGAGACGATCCGGGCGACAGTGGTCGGCGCAGGCACACACACAACAAATGTTAGCGGCAGCACCATCAGCTATACAAGGGGAAAGCTGCCGATGAAAAACATTCCGGTTCTGAAGGTTCCGGCGGAGGAGGAACAGGAGCCGGCAGGGTTTCAGGATACCATTCGAAAAAAACTGCCTCTTTATGGGACGGATGGTGTGCTGGGACAGGTTGCCATCGTATTTTCCGGCGATTATCATACCAGTTTTGCACAGATTCAGGAACTCGCCCGCTGCATAGTGCAGGGGGCAGAGGAGATCATCGAAGGTCCCCATCCGCTGATTCTGGTAATAGAGAATGATATCGCCAAGGTACTCGGAAATGCGCTGAACGTACTTCTTGAAAACAGGAAGGATCTCATCTGCATTGACGGGATATACGCGAATGACGGCGACTACATTGACATCGGGGAACCTGTAGCCATGGGGCGCGTGGTTCCGGTCGTGACCAAAACCTTAATATTTAACTCATGA
- the eutP gene encoding EutP/PduV family microcompartment system protein: protein MTAKKRIILIGRSMAGKTTLCQYINQEDLKYHKTQTIEIINDNIIDTPGEYLERTHLRGALIVTAADADLIVLVQQADEEGTMFPPGYSSTFAKPCIGVVTKNDLATPDQVEAAKQYLRMAGARDIFVTSSYDGTGFEELIQFFKGEEKE from the coding sequence ATGACGGCAAAAAAAAGGATTATCCTGATCGGACGGTCGATGGCCGGCAAGACGACACTGTGTCAGTACATTAATCAGGAAGATTTGAAATATCACAAAACACAGACCATAGAGATTATCAACGACAACATCATCGACACACCGGGGGAGTATCTTGAGAGAACCCACCTCAGGGGAGCGCTGATCGTGACAGCAGCCGATGCCGATCTTATTGTCCTGGTCCAGCAGGCAGATGAAGAGGGGACAATGTTTCCGCCGGGATATTCCAGCACATTTGCCAAGCCCTGCATCGGCGTTGTCACAAAGAATGACCTGGCGACTCCGGATCAGGTGGAGGCTGCAAAACAGTATCTCCGGATGGCGGGAGCAAGGGACATCTTTGTGACCAGCAGCTATGACGGGACGGGGTTTGAGGAACTGATACAGTTTTTTAAGGGGGAAGAAAAAGAGTAG
- a CDS encoding BMC domain-containing protein, with amino-acid sequence MFEGKKERIIQEFVPGKQVTLAHVIPHPVKELYAKMGLIDASGAIGIFTITPSEAAIIAADVASKAAGIKIGFVDRFNGSLIITGEVSEVEAALQDVMKVLCDVMGFAPAPVTRS; translated from the coding sequence ATGTTTGAAGGTAAGAAAGAACGTATCATACAGGAATTTGTACCGGGCAAGCAGGTCACACTGGCTCATGTGATTCCGCATCCGGTGAAAGAGCTGTATGCGAAAATGGGACTGATTGATGCCAGCGGTGCCATCGGGATCTTTACAATCACACCGAGCGAGGCAGCCATTATTGCCGCTGACGTGGCGAGCAAGGCGGCGGGAATAAAGATCGGATTTGTGGACAGGTTTAACGGTTCTTTGATTATTACGGGGGAGGTTTCGGAGGTAGAAGCGGCGCTTCAGGATGTGATGAAAGTGCTCTGCGATGTGATGGGCTTTGCTCCGGCACCTGTGACTCGTTCATAG
- a CDS encoding 1-propanol dehydrogenase PduQ — protein sequence MNNFYVKPRIYTDKSGLREVLKGKERAFIVTDRFLYDSGKVSYLTEPLEAMGIAYQIFQEVKPDPDIATVTKGISIMLDFNPQILLALGGGSAIDTAKAMNYLSVRQGLTEKCLLAVIPTTSGTGSEVSKFSVISDPEKSAKYPLVEDEMLPDAAILDAELVKSVPPAVTADTGIDVLTHAIEAFVSTEASDFTDAAAEKAIKLVRSNLLRVCHEPDNLEARQKMHHASCLAGMAFSNAGLGLNHSMAHTLGAHFHIPHGRANGILLPYVMSFNAGCHDKLTDTAKRYAIIARLVKIDGSSIRQSAFSVVRSTKQMIRQLGIPESIKAAGIEKDDFERVLDDMAEAAYKDTCTKTNPRACQVEEIRELFMRAYTGKLNLDNRKRR from the coding sequence GTGAATAATTTTTATGTAAAACCAAGGATTTACACGGATAAGTCGGGATTAAGAGAGGTATTAAAAGGAAAAGAACGGGCTTTTATCGTCACAGACCGCTTTTTGTATGACAGCGGAAAGGTCAGTTATCTGACAGAGCCGCTTGAGGCGATGGGGATAGCATATCAGATTTTCCAGGAGGTGAAGCCGGATCCGGATATAGCGACCGTCACAAAGGGGATATCGATCATGCTGGATTTTAATCCCCAGATACTGCTTGCGTTGGGCGGAGGATCGGCGATCGATACGGCTAAGGCAATGAATTATCTGTCGGTCCGCCAGGGACTCACAGAAAAATGCCTGCTCGCGGTGATACCGACGACAAGCGGGACGGGCTCTGAGGTAAGTAAATTTTCTGTGATCAGCGATCCGGAAAAATCGGCGAAGTATCCGCTGGTGGAAGATGAAATGCTGCCGGATGCAGCCATACTGGATGCGGAGCTTGTAAAGTCTGTTCCCCCGGCTGTGACTGCGGATACGGGTATTGATGTACTGACCCATGCGATTGAAGCGTTTGTGTCAACGGAGGCCAGTGATTTTACTGACGCAGCGGCTGAGAAAGCGATCAAGCTGGTCAGAAGCAATCTGCTCAGAGTCTGCCATGAGCCGGACAACCTGGAGGCCCGGCAGAAGATGCACCATGCATCGTGCCTTGCGGGTATGGCTTTCAGCAACGCAGGGCTGGGCCTGAACCACAGCATGGCACATACACTGGGAGCTCATTTTCACATTCCGCATGGACGGGCGAACGGTATACTGTTGCCCTATGTGATGTCATTTAACGCAGGATGCCATGATAAGCTGACAGACACCGCGAAACGGTATGCCATTATCGCCAGGCTAGTGAAAATTGACGGTTCGAGTATCAGGCAGAGCGCGTTCAGCGTAGTGCGGTCCACAAAACAGATGATTCGTCAGCTGGGGATTCCGGAAAGCATCAAAGCTGCTGGAATTGAAAAAGACGATTTTGAACGGGTGCTGGACGACATGGCAGAGGCGGCGTATAAAGACACCTGCACAAAGACAAATCCAAGAGCATGCCAGGTAGAAGAGATCCGGGAACTGTTCATGAGGGCCTATACGGGAAAACTGAACTTAGATAACAGAAAGAGGCGATAG
- the spoIIID gene encoding sporulation transcriptional regulator SpoIIID, producing MKDYIEERAVEIANYIIETKATVRQTAKKFGISKSTVHKDVTDRLLQINPGLAQEARKVLDINKQERHIRGGLATKEKYLHKTQAPI from the coding sequence TTGAAAGATTATATAGAAGAACGGGCAGTGGAAATTGCCAATTATATTATTGAAACAAAAGCAACTGTGAGGCAGACAGCAAAGAAATTTGGAATCAGCAAGAGTACGGTACATAAAGATGTTACGGATCGGCTGCTGCAGATTAACCCGGGACTTGCGCAGGAAGCAAGAAAAGTGTTGGATATCAATAAACAGGAGAGACATATCCGCGGCGGACTTGCCACGAAGGAAAAGTATCTCCACAAGACTCAGGCGCCCATTTAG
- a CDS encoding MerR family transcriptional regulator: MKTVKEVSKLTGISVRTLHYYDEIGLLKPTEMSEAGYRLYDDKALEVLQQILFFREFDMPLREIKSMIEDPELDKDQLLNSQKKMLVLKKERLERIIASIDRILRGDNKMDFEVFSKTDIEEMYDTMVKNMSEEQKDIFIRQYGSMEGFEKHFVEHASDEQAQRNFAKVVEWYGDKKSALEAAENSGNSKIIEAYGQRLENITRKLAAKSGTDVNSFEVREIVGEMDFVSRQLYQMKDVSAFMLDMARQYQGDREFQIRMDKIYGAGTTEYIGRALEAFYNR, encoded by the coding sequence ATGAAGACAGTAAAAGAAGTATCAAAACTGACGGGTATCAGCGTGCGCACGCTGCACTATTATGATGAGATCGGTTTATTGAAACCGACGGAAATGAGTGAGGCGGGATACCGGCTTTATGACGATAAGGCGCTGGAAGTTTTGCAGCAGATACTGTTTTTCAGGGAGTTTGATATGCCGCTGCGGGAAATCAAATCCATGATAGAAGATCCTGAACTTGATAAAGATCAGTTATTAAACAGTCAGAAAAAAATGCTGGTATTAAAAAAGGAAAGACTGGAGCGAATCATTGCCAGCATAGACAGGATTTTGAGAGGAGATAACAAGATGGATTTTGAGGTTTTCAGTAAAACAGATATAGAAGAAATGTATGATACAATGGTTAAGAATATGTCAGAAGAACAAAAAGATATCTTTATCAGACAATATGGCAGCATGGAAGGATTTGAAAAACATTTTGTAGAACATGCATCGGATGAGCAGGCGCAGAGAAATTTTGCAAAGGTCGTTGAGTGGTACGGTGATAAGAAAAGTGCGCTGGAAGCTGCAGAAAATTCCGGAAATTCTAAAATTATAGAGGCGTATGGCCAGAGACTGGAAAATATTACAAGAAAACTGGCAGCAAAATCAGGAACCGATGTAAATTCTTTTGAAGTCAGGGAGATTGTTGGAGAGATGGATTTTGTTTCCAGACAGCTGTACCAGATGAAGGATGTTTCGGCATTTATGCTGGATATGGCTCGGCAGTATCAAGGAGACAGGGAGTTTCAGATAAGAATGGATAAGATATACGGGGCAGGGACCACGGAGTATATCGGTCGTGCACTGGAGGCATTTTATAATCGCTGA
- a CDS encoding type II toxin-antitoxin system HicB family antitoxin, with amino-acid sequence MNFIYPAVFHKTETGRFTAVFPDLEMCCAEGDTLEDCIENANSAAHDWIYVELSEFEGQLPAVSDITDLELNDGDIVRNISVHVRLTDGWDE; translated from the coding sequence ATGAATTTTATATATCCTGCTGTTTTTCACAAGACAGAGACGGGGCGTTTTACAGCTGTTTTCCCTGATCTGGAGATGTGCTGCGCCGAAGGCGATACGCTGGAGGACTGTATTGAAAACGCAAACAGCGCCGCTCACGACTGGATCTATGTGGAGCTGTCTGAGTTTGAAGGACAGCTTCCGGCGGTCTCCGATATCACTGATCTGGAACTGAATGACGGCGATATCGTACGGAACATTTCCGTTCATGTAAGGCTCACAGACGGGTGGGACGAATAA
- a CDS encoding effector binding domain-containing protein, with protein sequence MFKIGEFSKLTQVSVRMLRYYDENNLLKPAQVDPFTGYRLYSVDQMPLLNRIIFLRDSGFNVAEITEALNNWDDDTVIQLLENKRIELEKNIQDQKQKISRIELAKADLKHEKSDMPCNISIKSIPSYQVLSLRKMIPDYYAEGQLWKEMAGFAGSRHIQVTGNTFSIYHDAEYKETNVDVELCAPVSRMEDSRDGFIFRNTEAFPCMASTMVYGPFENISGAYLAFARWLQENSQFQMLDTSRQIVHRGPWNEENPEHYLVELQIPLKNN encoded by the coding sequence ATGTTCAAAATCGGTGAATTTTCAAAACTGACACAGGTATCCGTAAGAATGCTGCGGTATTACGATGAAAATAATCTTTTAAAGCCTGCACAGGTTGATCCGTTTACAGGATACCGGCTGTATTCCGTTGATCAGATGCCCCTGCTCAATCGCATAATTTTCCTCAGAGACAGTGGTTTTAACGTCGCTGAAATCACAGAGGCCCTGAACAACTGGGATGATGACACGGTCATACAGCTGCTCGAAAACAAACGCATCGAGCTCGAGAAAAACATTCAGGACCAGAAGCAGAAAATTTCCAGAATCGAACTTGCCAAGGCAGATCTCAAACACGAAAAAAGCGATATGCCCTGTAACATCTCGATTAAATCCATTCCAAGCTATCAAGTACTTTCCCTCCGAAAGATGATCCCGGATTATTATGCGGAGGGCCAGCTCTGGAAAGAAATGGCGGGTTTTGCCGGCAGCCGGCATATTCAGGTGACCGGGAATACATTTTCCATCTATCACGACGCAGAGTATAAGGAAACGAATGTGGATGTTGAGTTGTGTGCCCCCGTATCCCGCATGGAAGACTCCAGAGACGGATTTATCTTTCGGAATACCGAAGCTTTCCCATGCATGGCGAGTACCATGGTATATGGGCCATTCGAGAATATCTCTGGTGCATATCTGGCATTTGCCCGGTGGCTTCAGGAAAACAGTCAGTTTCAGATGCTTGACACGAGCAGGCAGATTGTCCACCGCGGTCCGTGGAACGAGGAAAACCCGGAGCATTATCTGGTCGAATTACAGATTCCGCTGAAAAATAACTAA
- a CDS encoding SAM-dependent methyltransferase: MVEYKVYPIGEVHIDEDEFFIDLDPAYVPALQALNGFSHINVLWWFSHCDMEELRCTLEAPKPYRQSPDVMGVFATRSPVRPNPIALTAVEVIHIDAHRGRIQIAYIDAEDGSPVLDIKPYTPSLDRIDNPGLPDWCSHWPHCVEDSADFNWEDEFNF; this comes from the coding sequence ATGGTAGAATATAAGGTATACCCAATCGGAGAGGTCCACATTGATGAGGATGAATTCTTTATTGATCTTGATCCCGCTTACGTCCCTGCTCTACAGGCTCTTAATGGCTTCAGCCACATCAATGTGCTCTGGTGGTTCAGTCATTGTGATATGGAGGAACTGCGCTGTACACTGGAAGCACCAAAGCCATACAGGCAGTCGCCTGATGTGATGGGTGTCTTTGCCACAAGGTCACCCGTACGCCCGAATCCCATTGCATTGACTGCTGTGGAAGTCATTCATATTGATGCACATCGGGGACGTATTCAGATTGCTTACATCGATGCGGAAGACGGCAGTCCGGTGCTCGATATCAAGCCGTATACCCCGAGTCTTGACCGAATAGATAATCCGGGACTCCCCGACTGGTGCAGCCACTGGCCCCACTGTGTCGAGGACTCCGCAGATTTTAACTGGGAGGACGAATTTAACTTCTAA
- a CDS encoding M56 family metallopeptidase, with the protein MLHFRMDMPLYLMAFYGSIMILAVFLIRALLKKRLPQFVFPVLWGLVLVRLLIPFSLSSPISAPVPELQMPNTESKAITVEDNVGTSADTADATEYSVAEGTGSGSFSFSGILTILFWTGAAAAAGALIYQKRSYSKKLKNSLLVENNETINAILREMEMGDVLVFTNDEIASPLVCGILNRRIYLPTGMDFGNTVLLRHILAHETMHIRRRDNWIKTTMLAAVCLNWYNPLVWLMARYLSSDLEAACDAAVLGQMDTEERQGYAYSLLAMAITGNRTTLLYSAFSKTEVERRIKSILRYKKTTVFTLAAAVCLLFCTTAVFATGGQAPFSSDLSSYCAGSDCRWGVKADISRDIVLGENARTRADRVILDVLKADGSNDPDIIEGQVKEGLSKEFGVEKGAFRLSINLFLDDKELAKEYKDHGITEDDSGMYLYNGETVRVYTDEMLGSVQSRDEGTVDIDVIRDRMGQITSVTVLHRGDSEFDRRTKEREEASYYRGGSMAAEGTAVVQENAVDTEFTD; encoded by the coding sequence ATGCTGCATTTTAGAATGGATATGCCTCTGTATTTGATGGCATTTTATGGAAGTATCATGATCCTGGCGGTTTTTCTTATTCGGGCTCTGCTAAAAAAGCGGCTGCCTCAGTTTGTGTTTCCTGTTCTCTGGGGACTCGTGCTGGTTCGGCTTTTGATCCCGTTTTCCCTGTCCAGTCCGATCAGTGCGCCTGTTCCAGAGCTGCAGATGCCAAACACGGAAAGTAAAGCGATTACAGTAGAAGATAACGTGGGGACCTCAGCGGATACTGCAGATGCAACAGAATACAGTGTGGCTGAAGGAACTGGATCCGGCTCTTTTAGTTTTTCCGGGATTCTGACGATTCTTTTTTGGACGGGGGCAGCGGCAGCAGCGGGAGCTCTGATTTATCAGAAGAGAAGTTATTCCAAAAAGTTGAAGAACAGCCTGTTGGTGGAAAACAATGAGACAATCAATGCAATACTCCGCGAGATGGAGATGGGTGATGTGCTTGTGTTTACCAATGATGAGATAGCATCTCCGCTGGTATGCGGTATTTTAAACAGGCGCATCTATCTGCCCACAGGGATGGACTTTGGCAATACTGTTCTGCTGCGGCATATTCTTGCACATGAGACTATGCACATCAGGCGGAGAGACAATTGGATAAAGACCACTATGCTGGCAGCTGTCTGCCTGAACTGGTATAATCCGCTGGTGTGGCTCATGGCGAGATACCTTTCATCTGATCTGGAAGCTGCCTGTGATGCGGCAGTGCTTGGGCAAATGGACACCGAAGAACGGCAGGGGTATGCATACAGTCTGCTTGCCATGGCAATAACAGGGAATCGCACAACACTTCTCTACAGTGCGTTTTCCAAAACAGAGGTAGAACGGCGGATTAAAAGTATTCTGCGTTATAAAAAGACCACGGTTTTTACGCTTGCAGCTGCTGTCTGCCTGCTGTTTTGCACCACCGCAGTCTTTGCGACCGGAGGACAGGCGCCATTTTCCTCAGATCTGAGCAGTTACTGTGCGGGTTCCGACTGCCGGTGGGGGGTGAAGGCAGATATTTCAAGGGATATTGTGCTGGGAGAAAATGCCCGGACACGTGCAGACCGCGTGATTTTAGATGTTTTAAAGGCGGACGGTTCGAACGACCCGGATATCATCGAAGGCCAGGTCAAGGAGGGACTGTCCAAAGAGTTTGGCGTGGAAAAAGGTGCGTTCAGGCTTAGCATTAACCTGTTTCTGGATGACAAAGAGCTTGCGAAAGAATATAAAGACCACGGGATTACGGAAGATGATTCCGGGATGTATCTCTACAATGGGGAAACTGTGAGGGTCTATACCGATGAGATGCTTGGGTCTGTACAGAGCAGGGATGAGGGAACTGTGGATATTGATGTGATACGGGACCGTATGGGTCAGATTACCTCGGTCACAGTTCTTCACAGGGGAGACAGCGAATTTGACCGGCGTACGAAAGAACGTGAGGAGGCAAGCTATTACAGAGGGGGAAGTATGGCAGCGGAGGGCACAGCTGTGGTACAGGAGAACGCTGTAGATACAGAATTTACTGATTAA
- a CDS encoding BlaI/MecI/CopY family transcriptional regulator, giving the protein MDIKLFDSELKVMEVLWERGRIPARDVVSVLSERIGWNKNTTYTVIKKCIEKGAVLREEPGFICSPLVTRDEVQQSETEQLIDKMFGGSSELFFSAFLKNQGLSEDEAARLARMIKEAK; this is encoded by the coding sequence ATGGATATAAAGCTTTTTGACTCCGAATTGAAGGTCATGGAGGTCCTGTGGGAGCGGGGGAGAATACCTGCCCGGGATGTTGTTTCCGTATTGTCAGAGCGCATAGGGTGGAACAAAAACACAACGTATACCGTCATCAAAAAATGCATTGAAAAAGGTGCGGTTCTGCGGGAGGAACCTGGGTTTATTTGCAGTCCGCTGGTCACGAGGGATGAGGTTCAGCAAAGCGAGACGGAGCAGCTGATCGATAAGATGTTCGGTGGTTCCAGTGAACTGTTTTTCTCTGCATTTTTAAAAAACCAGGGGCTCTCGGAAGATGAAGCTGCGAGGCTGGCCCGTATGATAAAGGAGGCGAAATAG
- a CDS encoding metallophosphoesterase family protein: MIFVTGDCHGDYRRFREALFPQQSGMTKDDYVIVCGDFGFWDTSEEGQYWFLKWLEARPFTTLWLDGNHENFDLLKTYETCQWNGGMVQFINPSLIHLMRGQVYELQGKRVFTFGGARSHDISGGILERDDPQLEEKKHQLEKENKLYRVNHLTWWKEEIPTEEEMEEGLKNLKQCGWQVDVILTHCCPDSLHREIDGGWYESDPLTWYLEQIRSKCDFKRWVFGHYHRNWIADERSAGLYEEIVRMV, encoded by the coding sequence ATGATATTTGTAACAGGAGACTGTCACGGAGATTACCGCCGCTTTCGGGAAGCGCTGTTTCCGCAGCAGAGCGGGATGACAAAAGACGACTATGTGATCGTCTGCGGAGATTTCGGCTTCTGGGATACATCGGAGGAGGGACAGTACTGGTTTTTGAAGTGGCTGGAGGCAAGGCCGTTTACCACGCTTTGGCTGGATGGAAATCATGAAAACTTTGATCTGCTGAAAACGTATGAGACATGTCAGTGGAACGGAGGAATGGTCCAGTTTATCAATCCGTCACTCATCCATCTGATGCGGGGGCAGGTGTATGAACTGCAGGGAAAAAGGGTCTTTACGTTCGGAGGTGCCCGGAGCCACGATATCTCAGGGGGAATACTGGAAAGGGATGATCCACAGCTTGAGGAAAAGAAACATCAGCTGGAGAAGGAGAACAAACTCTACCGGGTTAATCATCTCACATGGTGGAAAGAGGAAATACCTACGGAGGAGGAGATGGAAGAGGGACTGAAGAATCTGAAGCAGTGCGGATGGCAGGTGGATGTGATCCTCACGCACTGCTGTCCGGACAGCCTGCACCGGGAGATTGACGGCGGGTGGTATGAGTCGGACCCGTTAACGTGGTATTTAGAACAAATCAGGAGTAAATGTGATTTTAAACGCTGGGTATTTGGGCATTATCACAGAAACTGGATCGCTGACGAGCGGTCGGCGGGGTTGTATGAGGAGATCGTACGGATGGTCTGA